The window GTCCACCCTCCCGCCCCAGTCGTTCAGGGGCTCGTGAGTCGTCTTCTTCTTTTCGCCCCCATTTATACATCGGGATCAGGGCCGGCGCAAGGAATGATTGAGGCATCGACGCGGTTCTGGCGATTATCCTTGACAACTGTACCGCAAAACTTGATAATAAGCCGTTTGATGGTCTGAGGGCTTCGTTAACGTTTTCTCAAAACACCGCGAGGACCAGGGGCTCGCGGTTTTTTCGTTTCTAAGACCCTGATCATATCAGCGGGACGTAGCGCTGTGATGAAGAGGGATAATGGCTCTTGACGAAGGAATTGAGGACGCGATCGGGGGTTCGAGGCCGGACAAAGGAACCCGACATCGCCCCCTCGAGGTGAAAGTAGACGGTCGAGGGGTCGAATCGGCCATTCGGCTCTTCAAAAAGCTCGTGTTGCGCGACGGCATCCTGAAAGAACTGAAACGAAGAGCGCATTACGAGAAACCGGGAGAGAAGCGCCGACGAAAGGTTCGGGAGGCTGCGCGCAGGCTTCGCCGCCAGGCGGCGCGGGCGGTTCGCCGCGATCAGCCGGAATTCTGAGGCTCCCCGGGGGAGGCCCCGGAGCATACAGCCGGCTGTGGCATGCGGGACCATGGCACGGCATCGATCGAACTACCCGTGAGCAGTCGGCCGCAGGCCGACGAAAGGAGTTTCAAGAGTATGGGGACACGAGTGTATGTGGGTAATCTCCCGTTTGATATGGATGCGAACGCCATCCGCGCTCTCTTCGAAGAGGGCGGGCGCCGAGTCGCTGATGTGAAGATTATTACCGATCGGGATACCGGACGACCGCGGGGCTTTGCCTTTGTTGAAATGGAGAACCAGAGCGATGCCCAGGCTGCCATCCAGACGTTAAACGGACGAGAGATCGGCGGTCGACCGCTGACGGTCAATGAGGCAAGAGAACAGGCCCCTCGCCGAGGGAACGGAGGCGGCGGATTCCGCAGCGGTGGTGGCGGTGGCGGTGGCCGCAGACCACGCGGCTATTAACCAGCCAGGATCGCGCATAGTCTCGCCTGAGATGCCTCACTCTGTCAGTCACGTCTGAGCGCCCCTTCAGCCGCTCTGCCCGCCTCCGACGGGTTGATCGGCTGGAGGCGACGACAATTCCACGTAGATTTCAAGAAATGTCGAGAGCGTGACAAGCAGCACCGGCCCCAGGACAAACCCGAGAATCCCGAAGACCTGCAGACCACCAAGCATCCCGAAAAACAGGAAGAGCGTCGACAGATTGGTCCCGCCTGAGATAAGAACCGGTTTCAGCACATTATCGACCGTGCTGACGACCCCCGCTGACCAGGCAAGCAACAAAAGACCGCGAATCCAGCTTCCTTCCAGGAACAGATAGATGGTTGCCGGGATCCAGATTAACGCCGCCCCGCCAATCGGGAGCAGCGAGAAGAGGGCGGTGGCCAGTCCGAGAAAAACCGGGTACGGAACACCAAAGGTCCAGTACCCTATGCCTCCAAGGATACCCTGTGTCAGGGCAGTCATGATTGTGCCGCGCACGACGGCTGATACAGCGCTATAAAGGCGCGAAAAGAGCATCTCGGCATACTTCCGTTCAAGCGGTAGGAACGCTTGAAGGCGGCCGATGATCGCCTCGCCATCTCGGAGCAAAAAGAAAAAGGTAAAGGCGGTGAGAAACATATTAACCGTGAAGCTCAACAGGTTGATGGCGATCCCCTTCAGATTGTCGACGATGAAGCTGCTGACCGCGCTCAAGCCGCCCAGCAATAGCGCGTTCAGATCGACGCCCAGCCCTTTGAAGGGCAGGCTCACGCGATCCCAAAGGGCCCGGACGGCCACCACTACCGGGTGGGAGGCGATCCCCGCGGCTCCCTGCTGCTGATAGAACTGCTCTGCCGCCTGATAGAAGCTGGTCGCTTCACGCGCCAGCACCCATCCGCAGAGCATCGCGGGGACCATCACCGCCGCGATCACAGCGATCGTCAGCACGAGGGCTGCGAGCCCTGACTGACCGCCAAGTCGGTGCAGCAGACGGCGATAGACCGGTTGAAAGACAACGACCAGAATGGCTGCCCAGAGAATCGGGGACGCAAAGGGGACGATGATCAGATAGGTCAGATAGAGCAGCAGGAGCAGGAAGGCATAAAAGAACACCGTGGAGACGGGAGTTCCGTTCCCACCCCGTCGCACAAACATCCCCTCATCTTTCTTATCGGCCATGTTCGCCACTCCCTGCGTCCATTCGACTCAGTCGAAGAATTCCGGATCGGCATTGTCGTTCCGAATGCAGGCGCAGGCCATCTGTGCGGTATTCCGCGCCGTGCCGATCCGGCCGTATCGATCCAGCAGGATGATGCCAACTCCCGCGCCGGTCCTGATCGTCAGCTCGCCGACGGCACGCCTCGCTGCCGTCATCGGCTCTTCGCCTACTGCAAGAAACTCGAGAGCCGTCTTGGCGAGCGCCAGCTTAATAATCGCCTCACCATTTCCGGTGCAACTCACCGCGCCAAGCTGATCGTCGGCATACGTCCCGCAGCCGATCAGCGCGGAGTCGCCCACGCGGCCGGGCGCCTTCAGCGGCAGACCGCCGGTCGAGGTGGCGGCGGCCAGGTGTCCCGATCGGTCGAGGGCGACCGCGCCGACCGTACCGACTCCAACCGCGTTCTCCTCTTGCAGAGTCGCCCATCGGGCGCGCTGTCGCTCGGTGATCAACGCGTCGGCTCCGCACTCCGCGATCCCGACCACTGCGGCGAACTGTCTGGCGCCCTCGCCCACCAGGAGGACCGGCCCGCCCGCCTCCATCACGGCCCTCGCGAGCGTCACCGGATTGGCAATCCGCTTGACGGCGCCAATGGCCCCGGCTGCCAGGTTTCGGCCGTCCATGATCGAGGCGTCCAGCTCAATCTCTCCATCTCGATTCAGGCAGGCGCCTCGGCCGGCGTTAAAGGCCGGATCATCCTCCAGCGTCCTGACGGCCCGCTCGACAGCCTCTACTGCGGAGCCTCCCGCAGTGAGTACCTGCCATCCGTGTGTCGCGGCAGCCTGAATACCCGCCCGCCGCGCCTCAACCAAGTCAGGCGCGATCTTGCCCGCTCCACCATGAATCACGATCACAGGACCGAACGATCTGACAACCATTCATCTCACCTCTTCACTGTCTTCGTGCCGCTGGGAACGCCTCTGCCACGGCAATCCGTTCCAGAACCGGCGGGTGGCTGTACAACAGCCAGACCACCGCTCTCGGCGGATCGATATCTGCGAGATTCGACCTGGCAAGTGTGACCTCCGACGCGATAAAGGCCGTGGGGTTCTCTGTGAGGCGGAGCGATTCGCGATCGGCCTCTCGTTCGAAGGAGCGTGAAATGGCCATCTGGATCGGCGTCGTCAGCATGGTGATGACGAGCAAGAGGAACAGCAGGAGCGATAGCGAAAGGGGGTCAGCCGGATGAACGAAGCCGAAGCGTCCGGAGTCGGCAGCAACCCTGAGGAGACGAGCAATCAGCCACAGGGCGGCGAGTGTCGAGACGGCGCTGATGGCCATCCCCTTCCAGATATGGTGCCGCGTCCAATGCCCCAGCTCATGCGCCACGATCAGCTCGACCTCTTCGGGGGTCGATGCGGTGAGCAGCGTATCGTACAGGACGATCCGTCTCGTTCGTCCAAACCCCGTAAAGTAGGCATTGGTCTTCGTCGTCTTGTGGCTGGCATCTATCTCCAGGATCGGCCCTACTGTGAGACCAGCCCGCTCGGTCAACGTACGGAGTCGCTCGACCAGTCCTTGATCCTGTACCGGTCGGAACGTATGAAACAGCGGATCGAAGAGAATCGGGGACAGCTCGGCAAGCAGGCCCATCACAAGCACGATAACCACCCATACCGGCAGATACCACCGGACGGGATCCCATCGGATGAATGTGTAGAGCAGTATCAGCAGCGGGAGCAGGATCGCCGCGTTGATCAGTATCCCCCTGGTGTAATCCCACACCCACGCCGTGAAGGTTTGACGGGAGAGGCCGAATGTATGCTCGCGGAGGAAACTGCCGTACAGGCTGATCGGAAAGATCGCCGCGTGATACAACAGGGCCAGCACCAGACCGAAGAGTCCGGTGGTCAGCCATACGCGCCCACCCGCAATCCAGACGCTGAGATCGCGAATCTGTACGGATAACGGGCTCAGGATCAGGAACCCGAACAGACCGAGGGTCAACGCCGTTCGTATACCATATAATAGATATCGCCCGCGCGCATAAGACCGCCCCTTGGCCAGCTCCTCCGCGGTAAAGTACCGTCGAGCTTTATCGGCGAATGACACATGCGGATCGGAAGGCGGGGCGTCGTGTCCGAGCGTCTGTCTGTCACACGAGATCGTCGCCAGAGCAAGCGCCGGCAAGACCAACAGGATCGACCATTGCGATACCATACCGTATAGGCCTCGAGACGAGATCAGCCGATCAATTCAACAGACCGAAAATCTTGTGCAGTTCGATGCGGGCCGCAGCATAATTCGGTTCGATATCGAGCGCCTTCTTCAGCTCTCTGGCCGCCTCTTCGTACTTCCCCTTCCGTACCAGAATGCGGCCCATATTCATATAGGGGTAATGTCGAGGCTCGTACCGCTTGGCCACCATGGCCTTCTCGAGCCACGGAATCGCCTCATCGTACTCCCCTTTCTCAATCAGATAGACACCGATGTCGTTATACGGATTCCCGAACTCGGGATCGATCCGGATAGCGACCTCGCACTGCTTGATGGCCTCGTCGATCTGCCCCTGAAAGCTGTAGGCCCATCCCAGAAAGGTATGCGCCTCAGCGGTCGGATAGAGCTCGATAGACCGCTGATAGGCCGCGATGGCGCCGTCCAGATCGCCGTCCGTCTGCAATCGGTGTCCTTCTTTGAAGTAGAACTCTGCCAGTTCAAGTCGTCCCGGATCAGGCATGGCGCTTACCGCTCCGCACGTCAGTAAGAGTCGCCGAGGGGGCCACTCTCACGCTACTGTCCTATTTCTGAAATTGGTTGCATCTTTTCCGACGTCATTCCGGCCAAGTCCGCATCGCGGGCGCGAGCCGGAATCCAGAGAATAACAAGAGTTCCGGATTCCCGCTCTCACGGCAATACCGCCTGCGCCGCCGGCGCGCCCATGACCATGAAAGTGGATGCCCTGTACCCCCCTCACCTCCATCCTCTCCTCCAGGTGATGGGAGAGGAGATCTTTTTTCATCTCCCTCGCCCCTTTGGGGAGAGGGTTGGGGTGAGGGGACGTTCGAAGCGATGACGGCTTCGGACATGATGTCAAGAAGCGTTCGGGTCATGACACCAGAATCTGTCATCTCATTCTATCACGTGAGCGGGCGCCGCGGTGCTTTGAAAAGGTGTCCTGCGCTCAGGCGAGTTTCTTGTGGAAGCGGAGAATGCTGGCGGTGATCAGGACCGCCCCGATGGCGGTGAGCACCAGTAAATGACTCCAGAGATAGGAGATCCCGATACCCTTCAGCATAATCCCCCGGACAATCTCCACGTAATAGGTAAGCGGAATCACATACGCAATGGTCTTGGCCAGGGGCGGCATTCCCTCAATCGGAAAGAGTACGCCGGAGAGATAGACCGATGGAACAAAGATGAAATACGCCATTTGCATCGCCTGCTGCTGACTCCTGGCGATGGTGGATAACAGAATGCCAAGCCCCAGGGTTCCCATGATAAAAAACAGCGACAGGAAGTAGAGAAGAGGCAGGCTGCCGCGGATCGGGATATTGAAGAACCAGACGCCGAACACAAGGGCGAATGTCATCTGCGCATAGCCGATGACGACATTCGGCACGATCTTCCCGATCATCAACTCCCAGCGCCGCAGCGGGCTGACGATCAGCGCCTCGAGCGTGCCGCGCTCACGCTCCCGCACGACCACCATCGCGACGATGGTGATGGTGGTTTGCATCAGGATGAAGCTCAGCAGGCCCGGAATAATAAAGATGGCGCTGACGAGGTCGGGGTTGTACCAGGCCCGGACCCGGACATCCAGGGGAGCGGGTGGCGGGACCCGGCCGGTACTCCGCTGCAACGTTTCCGATGCGATCTTGAGCGAGCCGACCTGACCGATAGCGTTGGCCGCGTTGATGGCCGATGTCGCGACCAGCGGGTCCGAGGCATCCACGATCACCTGAATCTGGGCCACGCGCTGCTGCTTCAGGGCGCGGGCGTAGTCGGGCGGCAGGACGATCCCCACCTTCGCGCCGCCACCGTCGATAAGACGCGTCATCTGCTCATAGCTGTCTACATGATAGTCGAGATTGAAGTATTGGGAGTTGGTAAAGGCATGGAGCAGGTCTCGACTCTCCGGTGTCCGGGATTGGTCGAGGACCGCCGTCACCATATGCTTCACGTCGGTATTGATGGCCCATCCGATGATGCCGAGGACCATCATCGGCATAAACAGCATCATGCCCAGCGTAAAGCGGTCCCGCCACATCTGGATAAACTCTTTGCGGATCATGCCAAGCAGACGCGATCTCATATCCCGCCCTCCCGCATCCGCTTCAGTTGTACCCGAAGCGAGCGACGATCGGCCAGACCGACGAAGGAGACAAAGATATCCTCGATGGAGGGGATCGTCGACTCAACCCGGTTGACCTTCAGTCCTTCGCCGTTCAGACGGGCCTCGACGTCGGTGGGCAACAGGCTTCTGTCCTCGGTCACGACGTGGATGGTGTTACCGAATCGGACGACCTCGGCGACGCCGGGAAGCGTCTCAAGGAAGATTGTCGCCTCCCGCATCGGCCGGCACTCGATCTCGATGACCTGACCCTTGAGGGCGCTCGTCCTGATCTCCTCACGAGCCCCCTGGGCCGTGATCCGGCCCTGATAGATAAATCCCAGGCTGTCGCAGTGTTCCGCCTCATCCATGTAGTGCGTGGTGGCGACAATGGTGATCCCCTCCTCGGAGAGCCGATAGATCAGGTCCCAAAAGTTGCGACGGGACACCGGATCGACCCCGGCGGTCGGCTCATCCAGAAAGAGCAGCTCCGGCTTGTGAATGATGCTGCACCCCAAGGCCAGGCGTTGCTTCCAGCCGCCGGACAGATGGGCTGCCAGCGCGCCCTCGCGTCCGGTCAGGTCGGCCATCTGGATCATCTGCTCGATGCGGGCCCGCTTGATCTCGTTGGGGACCGAGTAGAGGCTGGCATAGAAGTCGAGGTTCTCCCGGACAGTCAGGTCCTCGTACAGGCTGAACCGTTGGGACATGTAGCCGATGCGCTCTTTGATCCGCTCCGGCTCCCGCGCAATATCGTAACCCAGCACATAGCCTGACCCTTCGGTCGGGTCCAGCAGCCCGCAGAGCATCCGGATGGTCGTCGACTTTCCGGCCCCGTTAGGACCCAGGAACCCATAGATCTCGCCCCGCTTGATCCGCAGGTCTACATGATCTACGGCGACGATCTGCCCGAATCGCCTGGTCAGCCCGTAAGTGATGATGGCATAGCCGTCGAGGTCCAACTCAGCCATTGAGACGACTCCAACGGGCGGACGGGCGACGGCTGGTCCGCTGTGCCCCTCTGCTCCCGGTCCTGATCTCGCTATCGGCCGGCATCCCCGGCTTCAACAGGCGCTCGTGATTGTCCAGGCGGATCTTGACCCCGAAAACCAGGTTTACACGCTCCTTCTTCGTCTGGACCGTACGGGGGGTGAATTCGGCCTTCGAACTGATCTCGACCACCTTCCCGTCGAAGCGCCGGTTCGGGAATGAATCGACGGTGACCGCCGCCTGCTGGCCAATCCCGACCAGCCCGATCTCCGACTCCGGGATGTAGACGCGGAGCCATAGATTATCCGGATCGATGAGGATCACGATGGGAAAACCGGGATTGACGACCTCTCCCTGTTCGGCGCGCTTGGTGAGGACGATCGCGGAGAGGGGCGCCAGGATGGTGCTGTCCCGAAGCCGGACATGGGCCATCTCAAGCGCTGCCTTTGCCCGATCGCGTTCGTGACGGGCCGCCTCGATCACCTCCGGTCGAGGTCCCACCCGGATCAATTCGTACCGCTCACGGGCAGCCTTGACCTGACTCATGGCCACCTCTATCCGATTTTTGGCGCGGTCGCGCTCCTGCGCAGAGGTCGCACCCTCCCGGAACAGGCTGTCGAAACGGTTCCAGTCATCCCGCGCGAGCTTCAGGTTATCCTCCGCCTGCTGCAGATTGGCGCGCGCCTCTTCGATCTCCTGAAGGCGAGAGCCGGCCAGCAGCTCTTTGAGTTGCGCCTCGGCCCTGGCCAATGCCGCCCGCGCCTGCGCCGTCTCCGCCTCAAACTCCGGGGTATCGAGGCGAGCGATGACCTGATCCGCCTGGACCTGGTCGCCCTCCTCCACCAGAAGCTGCGCGAGTCGGCCCGGCAGCTTCGAGCTCACCTCGACCTCCGTGGCCTCGATGGTTCCGTTCGCCACCAAGCTGTCGCCGCTCCCCTTCTCGCGCACCAACCCCCAGCCAACGAAGAGTGCAGCGCCAGCGAGTGCCAGCGCAATGAGCAGTGCTATCTTTCGTTTTGAGTCCGTCATAGACCATCTGCTTCTTGCTTGCCTGCGTCATGCGTTTTCATACTTCACACACCTTCAGCGCCTCTTCGCCGTAATGGTTGATGACCTTGATGAGGAACCACATCCACACTCGTCAGTGGTGCGGCTGTGACAAGCGTGTAGCTCGTGCTCCGGCCGCCTTCCGGATTGCGGATGAGAATGCTGCATTCAACCAGAGACAGGATGTCGCGCAGAGCCGTGTCCTGGGAACACTGAGTGAGCTTGGCGTACTTCGATGTCGTGAGCTTGCCTTCAAAGCCATCCAGCAAGCGGTTTAATACGAGGCGCTGGCGCTCGTTGATCGCAACACCGGCGATAGCTTCCCAGAACCGTGCTTTCGCGAGGACCGCGGCGAGAGTGGTTTGAGCGCCGTCAATGGCGCGGCCAAGACAGCCGAGAAACCAGTCCATCCACGGCGTGATGTCTATCCTCCCCTTCTGCGTCTGCTCAAGAATGTCGTAATAGGCGGCGCGCTCCGGCCGGATCTGTGCCGACATGCTGTAAAAGCGTTGCGGACTGTTTTCGGAGCCGGCCAGAGCCATATCGGCGATAGCTCGCGCAAGACGGCCATTCCCATCATCGAACGGGTGGATGGTCACGAACCAGAGGTGCGCCAGCCCCGCCTTCAGGACCGGATCAATGTCGGCGTGTGCGTTAAACCAGTCCAGGAATGCCTGCATTTCCCTGTCGAGGCGTGCGGCGGCCGGCGCTTCGAAATGGACGTGCTCCTTGCCGACCGGGCCGGACACGACCGTCATCGGACCGGTGCTGTCGTCACGCCAAGCCCCTACCCTGATCCTGGTCATTCCGCTGCGCCCGGCAGGAAACAGGGAAGCATGCCACGAAAAGAGCCTGTCAGCGGTGAGCGGCTGGTCATAATGGCGGGTGGCGTCGAGCATCATCTCAACGATTCCCTCGACATGGCGGTCTGCAGGCTTAAGTGCGCCGATATCCATGCCGAGGCGGCGCGCAATCGAGGAGCGGACCTGCTCAGCGTCAAGCTTTTCCCCCTCGATCTCACTGCTCTTGAGCACATCAGCCGTCAGGGTGTGCAGGACGGCCTCCTGACGGAGGTTGAAGCCGAGGGCTTCCATGCGACCGATCAGTCGACCCTGTCGGTGACGAACCGCCGCGAGAGGTTCAGTAAGACCTTCTCGATCCCAACGGAACCGGGGCCAATCTTGAAGCTCATGGATATACATTCTCCGCACCTTCTGCGGAGATTATAACCTGGAATCACCGCAGGAGACAAGTATTCTCCGCTTTTTACGCGGAGAATAAGGCGCCCAATCGCCGCACGACGTAAGTCGTCATCTTCACAACCTTCATCGCGTTCACCCTCGACTCAACAGCGTCTTGAAGGCGGTTTCGTCGAGGTGGGGATGCCGAGGCGCGTGGCGTCGCCGAACTTGCTCCCGGGGTCTTTGCCCACGACGACGTAATCGGTCTGCTTGCTGACTGACGAGGTCATGCGGCCACCAGCCCGCACGATCAGCTCTTTCGCCTCGTCACGGGTGAGGGTCTCCAGCCCGCCTGTCAGGACGAAGGTCTTGCCGGCGAGGGGGCGAGGTCCCGCCGTGACGCCTGCTTCCTTCATGCTCACGCCCACTTCTCGCAACTGCTCGGTCTGGCGGCGGTTCTCGGGTTGGCAGAAATAGAGGGCCACGCTCTGGGCGATGCGGGGACCGATACCGTAGATCTCGGCCAACTCCGCCTCCGACGCCTGCTCTACCCGATCCATCGAGCCGTAATGCCGAGCCACAATCGCCGCCACATGCTCGCCTACATACCGGATGCCCAGCGCGAACAACAGGTGGCTCAGCCCGCGCCCCTTGCTGCCCTGGATCGCGTTGCGCAAGTTGGTAGCCGACTTCTGCGCCAGCCGTTCGAGCCCTGCCAGCGTCTCCACGTCAAGCCGGTACAGATCAGCAAACTCCCCCACCAGCTTCCGGTCGACAAGCTGTTCTACTACCGCCTCGCCCAGGTGCTCGATGTCCATCGCCCTCCGTGAGCCGAAGTGCAGCAGCGATTCCTTGAGCCGGGCTATGCAGGCAGAGTTCGTACAGCGGCTGACGACCTCGCCCTCGGGTCGAAAGGCCTCGGCGCCACAGGCCGGACACCGGGTCGGGAAGCGGAATGGCTGACTGTGAGATGGCCGCCTTTCCTGGATGACCCGCAGGATGTGCGGGATCACATCACCGGCCCGCTCGATCACGACGGAGTCTCCCTCGCGGATGTCCAGACGTTCGATCTCATCGGCATTGTGCAGCGTCGCCCGGCTGATCGTGGCGCCGGCGATCTCCACGGGATCGAGTAAGGCGGTCGGCGTCAGCGCCCCCGTCCGCCCTACGTTGATATCGATCTTCCTGATAACACTGGTCGCCTGCCGCGCCGGGAACTTGTACGCGATGGCCCACCGGGGATGATGGGTGGTCGAACCGAGCCTGCGTTGCAGCTCGATCGCATCGACCTTGACGACGACACCGTCGCAGTCGCACCCGATCTCATCGCGAGCAGCCTCGACATCGAGACAGGCGGCAACGGCACTCTCGATATCGGCGCAGCGCCGGCGATAGCGCTCCAGCGTGTTCTTCCGGTCTTTGGGGTCGGGCAGAAATCCGGCCTCCAGCAACTGCTCCATGGCCTGCCAATGATCTGTGAACGGATCCGACTCGATGTAGCTGACGCCGTAGATGAAGATATCGAGGGGACGGCTTACAGTAATCCGCGAGTCTTTCTGTCGGACTGAGCCGGCTGCAGCATTCCTGGGATTGGCGAACGGCTCTTCGCCTTCCGCCTCCAACCCTCGATTGAGCTTTTCAAACGCCTGATGCCACATAAAGATCTCGCCGCGCAACTCCAAGGCGGGATACGTCGCTAACGGTCCGCGCAGTTCGCGGGGCAGACTCCGGACCGTCATCAGGTTTTGCGTCACGTCCTCTCCATGTCGCCCGTCCCCCCTGGTGGCGCCCCGCACGAACCGACCATGCTCATACAGTAAGGCTACGCCCAAGCCATCAACCTTCGGCTCAACGACATAGGTAAACCGCTCATCGGGAAGCGCCCGTTTGATGCGGGCCTCAAACTCACGCAGTTCGTCGGCATTGTAGGCGTTGTCCAGCGAAAGCATCGCCGCCTTGTGCTGGACCGAGACAAACCCTTCGACCGGCCGGCCGCCAACGCGCTGGGTCGGAGAGTCGGCCGTGATCAGCTCGGGATACGCCTGCTCAAGCTGCTTCAGGCGTTCAAAGAGCGTATCAAACTCGGCGTCAGAAATCTCCGGCCGATCCAACACATAGTACAGGTATTCATGACGGCGAATAAGCCGTCGGAGTTCCTCGGCCTGTGCGCGGAGCGTAGAGGCTTCTGACACGTTTTTCAACATAGCACTCAGGATAACTATTTGTAAGTAGCTAGATTTACGGATGTTATCTTCAGCCTATTGGTAGCAGAGTTTGTGTAGTGAGGCAAGGCAATTCGGCCCTTAAACCCTTGCCTGGGTCGGCTGTCTAATCAGGCAAACAGTCACAACAATCACGACAGGAGGGAACGATCA of the Candidatus Methylomirabilis lanthanidiphila genome contains:
- a CDS encoding NAD-dependent DNA ligase LigA, with amino-acid sequence MLKNVSEASTLRAQAEELRRLIRRHEYLYYVLDRPEISDAEFDTLFERLKQLEQAYPELITADSPTQRVGGRPVEGFVSVQHKAAMLSLDNAYNADELREFEARIKRALPDERFTYVVEPKVDGLGVALLYEHGRFVRGATRGDGRHGEDVTQNLMTVRSLPRELRGPLATYPALELRGEIFMWHQAFEKLNRGLEAEGEEPFANPRNAAAGSVRQKDSRITVSRPLDIFIYGVSYIESDPFTDHWQAMEQLLEAGFLPDPKDRKNTLERYRRRCADIESAVAACLDVEAARDEIGCDCDGVVVKVDAIELQRRLGSTTHHPRWAIAYKFPARQATSVIRKIDINVGRTGALTPTALLDPVEIAGATISRATLHNADEIERLDIREGDSVVIERAGDVIPHILRVIQERRPSHSQPFRFPTRCPACGAEAFRPEGEVVSRCTNSACIARLKESLLHFGSRRAMDIEHLGEAVVEQLVDRKLVGEFADLYRLDVETLAGLERLAQKSATNLRNAIQGSKGRGLSHLLFALGIRYVGEHVAAIVARHYGSMDRVEQASEAELAEIYGIGPRIAQSVALYFCQPENRRQTEQLREVGVSMKEAGVTAGPRPLAGKTFVLTGGLETLTRDEAKELIVRAGGRMTSSVSKQTDYVVVGKDPGSKFGDATRLGIPTSTKPPSRRC